The sequence GGCGTCGCGCGCCTCACCGGCGACCAGTGGCCGTCCATCCGGGCCAGCCTCGACGAGGGACGCCCCACGTCCCTTGGCCTCGTGCTCGTCGGCCCCAACCGCCCCGGCGCCCTCTGGCAGAACCACCAGGTTCTCGCGTACGCCTATACCACCCGTCCGGACGCGCAGGTCGATGTCCACATCTACGACCCCAACTTCCCGTCCACCGACGACGCCGTCCTCCGCCTCACCCTCCGCGCCCGCATCGCCGACGGCCCAATCCGCGCCTTCGGCATCGCGATCCCCGATCCCTATCTCGCGGTCCACGTCGAACGAATCGTCCCTCGCCGATCCCGTACCCCTGTCCGCGGCGTCTTCCTGATGCCCTACTCCCCCAAGCCGCCCCCGGAGGGCCTGTGACGAGCGCCGCCGATAACCATCCCGCGCCCGGCACCGGCGCCCCGCCCGGTTCAGCGCGGTGCGGACGTGGTCGATACCACGACCGGCGCCACCCCGGCGCTCCGGGGAGCGCCTCTGTTGAAACTCAAGACCAAACTTATCCTCGCCTGCGCCGCGGCCACGCTGCTGCTCATCCCCGCCGTCTACGTCGCCGTCTCCCGCGTCTACATGGTCGGGTTCCTCCGGGCCGACGACCGCGAGGCCGGCGAATCGATGGGCCGCGTCGAGAGCGCCCTCAAGCGCACGCTCACCACGCTCAACTCCAAGGCCGCCGACTGGGCCCAGTGGGACGACTCGTACGAGTACATGGGCGAACCCACCCAGCGGTTCATCGACTCGAACGTCCACGACATGGCGCTGGCCAACCTGGGCCTGAGTGCGATCGTCTTCCTGCGGCCCGACGGCAGCGTCCAGCACGCCCTTGGGCGAGACCTGGAGGCCGGCGCTCGCGCCCCCATCCCGGCGGGGCTGGACCGGTATTTCACGCCCGGCAGTCCGCTGCTGGCGCCCCCCGGCAGCGCTGATGGCCGCGCCGGCCTGGTCATGCTCGAGTCCGGCCCGCTCATGGTCTCGTCGCGCCCGATCCTTGATAACACGGCCACCAAGCCCGCGCGGGGCACGCTCTTGTTCTGCCGCTTCCTCGACCGCTCGGAGATCGAACGGATCGGGCACCAGTCGACCGTTCAGCTTACCGCGCTCCCGATCAACGACCGCAATCTCCCCACCGACATGCGCGCCGCGATGCTCCGCCTGAACTATGGCGCGACGAGAGTCGAGTCCCCGCTCGATTCGGAACGCATCGGCTCGTACGCCGCGGCGGCCGACTTCTTCGGCAAGCCGGCGCTGCTCCTGCGGGCCGTGCAGCCGCGGAGCGTGTACGCCGAGGGGGTGCGGAGCAGTTGGTACCTCATCTATACGATCGCGGCGGTATGCGTGGTCTTCGGGGTGCTGTGCGTGGTGCTGGTGCACCGGGCGGTCGTGGCCCGGCTTGAGCGGTTGACACGCGCGGTCGCGAACGCCAACTCGCCCGACGACCTGATCGCCCCGATCGCGGTCCGCGGCAGCGACGAGATCGCGGCGCTCGCCGGCGCGATCAACGGCTTCCTGGACCGGATCCGCACCTCGCAGGGCGAGCTGGCGGCCAAGTCCCGCGAGCTGGAGGCCGCGTCCCGGGCCGCAGGGGCCGCGAGCATCGCCAAGTCGCAGTTCCTCGCCAACATGTCCCATGAGATCCGCACGCCGATGACGGCGCTGCTCGGGTACGCGGACCTGCTGTGCGATCCGGCGTCCACCCAGGCCGAGCGGCGCGAATACGCCGGCGCGATGAAGCGCGGCGGCGACCACCTGATGGCGATCATCAACGACATCCTCGATCTCTCCAAGGTCGAGGCCGGCGCCATGAGCATCGAGCGGATCGACTGTTCGGTCGCCGACGTCGCGGGCGACGTGGCGGCCATGGTCCGGGACGCCGCGGCGGACAAGGGCCTTGCTCTGGAGCTGGCGTTCGAAACCCCCGTTCCTGCGATGGTCCGCACCGATCCGACGCGCCTGCGGCAGATCCTGCTCAACCTGGTCGGGAACGCGATCAAGTTCACCTCTCGCGGCGGGGTGCGGCTGGGTGTGCGGTACGAGGCCGAATCGGCGCGCGGGCCGCGGGTGCGGTTCACCGTTTCGGACACGGGGATCGGGATGCGGGAGGACCAGGTCGAGAAACTCTTCCGGCCCTTCGCGCAGGCCGACACCTCGACCACGCGCCGTTACGGCGGCACCGGGCTGGGGCTGGCGATCTCGCAGCGGCTGGCGTGGGCGCTCGATGGCGACATCGAGGTGGCCAGCGAGCCGGGCAAGGGGAGCGAGTTCACGCTGACGGTGGGGACCGGCGGCGTGGCCGATGGGCCGATGGTAACGGCGCCGGGCGCCCGGAGCGATGCGGCGGGCAAGCCCGGCGCGGTGCGGGTGGAGGCGTCGGTGCTGCTGGCCGACGACGGCGCGGACAACCGGCGGCTGATCTCGCACGTGCTGAAGCGCGCCGGGGCACGCGTGACGGTGGTGGAGGATGGGCGGCAGGCGGTGGAGGCGGCGCTGGCGGGGGCGTTCGACGTGGTGCTGCTGGACATGCAGATGCCGGTGCTGGACGGGTACCACGCGGCGCGGGAGCTGCGCGCGGCGGGGTACACGCGGCCGGTCGTGGCGATCACGGCGCACGTGCTGGCGGATGAGCGCGACCGGTGCCTTGGGGCGGGGTGCGACGATTACCTGACCAAGCCGATCGATCGGCGGCGGCTGCTGGAGACGTGCCGGCGGTGGGCGGCCCGGGGCGAGGCCGGGGAAAGCGGACCTTTGAGGGCGGCGGCGTAGCGACGGGCGCGGCTGGATAACGGCGGCGTGCCCGGCCGGGGCGGCACAGGCGTCACGGCTTGCCGCGGCCGCCGCGATTCCCCGGCTTGCCCGGACAAGACGGTGCGACGGCCGACCGATAGCCGGGGAGTCGAACAACCGCACACTCGATCGGGAGCCGGTCAATGTCAACCTCCAAGCATGCGTTTGATCAGGTGAAGTCGATCCTCGGGAAGTTGGACCGGTCGATCGACGCCGCGAGGGCGCGGCGGCTGGAGCCGGCGGCACCGGCGGTGCAGCCGACGATCGGAGAGGCGAAGCGGGAGAACGGGCTGGCGGGCGGCCCCGAGATCCCGGTTGCTCGTGCGATTCGGAGCGACACCCCCCAGATGCTGGCGACCCCATTGCCCCCCAGGACACAGCCGAGACTCGCGTGAGCCCCATTCAAAGAACGACCCGCCGCGTCGGGCGCGTGGTCCGCGGCGGACGGCCTCAGGCTCCTGAACCACCTCCTGAACGGTCAACGCGAATCATGTTCCGGCAAATCCTCAAGCGGCTTGGGCCATTGGGTGATGCGACGCCGAGTACGGCGGGCGCCCAGGCGAATCTACCCCTTGCCGAGCGACAGGCCACGGGGGTCGGCGGGCCGGCGCGTGCGAGCGGCGGCAAGTTGTTCACCTTCGATCTGCTGGGTCCGACGGCGGTGGTCACGATCATGGAACGGCACCTGACGGCGCCGGCCGTGGCGGAGTTGCTGCACGACCTGCGGGACCTGCTGGCGCACCACCCCGGGGTGCACAACCTGGTGCTGGACCTGCAGAACGTCGACTACCTCGACTCGGCGTGCCTGAACATGCTGATCACGCTGCTGCAGGCGGTGAAGGCGGCGGGCGGGCGGATCGCCATCGCGAGCGCGCAGCGGTCGATCGAGGTGCTGTTCAAGTTGACGAGGCTGGACAAGGTGTTCCCGATCCAGCGCGACGTGCTGCACGCAATCCACCTGGTTGAGCAGGCGGCGTAGGGGCGGGTTCGCATCGGGGGATGGGCACTCAAGGAACAAGGGCAAGCACTGGCCATTGGCCAGTGTGATGCCGCGCGCGGTGGGGGCTGGCGCGTGGGGTGGCGGCTGGGATGGCCCGCCACGGGATGGGGGAGCGGGGTCGGGGGGCTTGGGGGCGAGGGCGGCGGGGTCCGGGTCGGGGGGAGGTGGTGGAGGAGGCGGGGGCGGTGAATCGGGGCGGGCGCGGGGTGGTGCGGTGGTGCGCGAGGGCGGGGTGATGCCGGCGAGACGGATGAGCTGGCTCGCCGCGCGGCGGCGCTCGACGGGGGAGCGGCCGGGCTGGAGGGTGCCGCCGAGGGTGCGGAGCGCGGCGGGGAGGGCGTGGGCGACGTAGACGCGGGCCTGGATGAGGGAGATCTGCTCGATGGCGTCGAGGGCTTTCTTGACGGGCTCGGAGCAGAGGGCCTCGAGGATCTCGGTGGGCTTGTGCTGGTGGGCGTCGCACATGTCGGAGACGGTGAGGCCTTCGACGAGGTCGAGGATGAGGGCGTTGGGGTCGAGGGGTTTTCGAGGAAGGGGTGCGGGGTCGGGCGTTTGGGGCTGCGGTGATGGTGGTGGTGATGCGGGGTGCATGAAGGGGAATGTAGTTGGCGGGGGGCGGGGTGCAAGCATTAGCGCGAAATGGCGCACAGGGGCGCTTGTGTGTGGTGAGGGGGCGCATGTCGCCATGCCAGAGAGGGCTGCCGCCCTCTCCGGCACCTCTCCTGCTGAGGGCGGAGGCGAATGTTCGTCCGCCCGCAGGGCGGTGGGAAGAAGGAGGCTGAACCTGAGGCGAGCGGGGCGCTCGCCTCAGGCAATAAGCGCGGCGCCCTCCGGAAGGTGGTGTGTGTTGTGAGCGGGGCGCCGTTCTGCTCAATCTACGACTTCCACACGTCCATTGGGGAATACGACAACAGAGATGTACTGCACGGGCCATGGTCGCGCTGCTCGAAATGGGGCGGCGGTGCCCCGCACCGCGAAGTGCTGCTGCGCCGCCTCCATGACACCGCGATCATGCCGTGCTGCCAACGCCTCGCCTGCTGTTGCGGCACAAACGAGCGCCACGCCGTACGCAGCCAGCGAGATACCCATAGCGAGCCTGGTGCGCGCACGAGGGTGAAATGAATCGGACGATGCATGCCCGCATTCGGGGCAGCGTGCAGGGGCGCCGTCGTAGCCGCATTGCAGGCAGGCCTGTCGAGCGTGCCTTGCCTGCTCCACGAGTGAGCAGGACAAGCGGTTGATCGCGACAACATACAGACTGCAGCCGAGCCATACTGGGAACGAGAGCGCGAGTGCTGCCAGCGACAACCGGCCGGCACTGTGCGGGTCAATCGCCATCTGAAAGTGCATCGCGCGGCCGTGGGCATAGCACCACAGCAGGAGCGCGGTGGACACCGCCCAGACGCCGCCGAGTCCGCACCATGCGAGCGCGCGGCAACAGCCCAGCTTGGCGAGCCGAGTTGTGAACGAGTCTTCGCCTGATGGGTGAGTGGGGGCAGACATCAGAGGGAGGAGAATCCACCCAACCCAGCCTAGTTGCCACGGCTTGAGCTTTTTCATAGTGGGGCAAGAGCCGTAGACCTGACGGTCAATCCGGCGCGAGTGAGGCCCAGACTCCGGTTTGTAATGTTGATGCCGCACAGAGGATATCTGTGGATGCATCGGGAATGCCAATGCCCGAGAGGGCTGCCGCCCTCTCCGGCACCTCTCCTGCTGAGGAGTGGGTGCGGGTTCTATGGGCTGGGCGCGGATGGAAGGGAGGCCCCGCATTCGGGGCAGGGGGCGGCGGTGTCGATTCCTCGGCAGTCGTAGCCGCAGGTCGGGCAGCGCCTCTCGGAAGGGTTTGACTTCTGTGGGCTCCGTGTCCACTCGCCCGGCGGGATGATGTCCACGCGCCAGACGGCCTGCTCGGCCAGTTGGATCTGGAGATCGGGGAGTCCGAGGCGGTACTGCTCGATCGCGCGGGCGCTGCTGTCGCTTGCAATGAGCAGGCACAGGGCATCGCCGATGATGGCGAGGCCGAAGCCGGACTGGGGTATATGGACGCCCATCGGCTCGCGCGATGTGAGGCACTTGCAGAGCGAGAGTTTCCGAAGCGGGATCGTGCTGACCTTCGTGGAACCCGGGCGGTGGCGGGTCCAGGTGGCGGAGGCCTCGGCCGCGTCGATCACGATCGACTCGTAGGTGTACAGCGTCCGCCACGAGAGGATCGCTCCGAGAACGGCGACCGCGCCGAGTGTCACCAGCGGGGTGATTGGCTCGTCCGGCGGGCGCCCCACTCCGACGATCAGCAGGATCAGGGGGAGCAGGACCGTCAGGATGCTGGTCATGATGGCGTAGTCAGGGCCGAAGTTTGAAAAGCGGTATTGACGATCGCCGATCGCGACGGGCTTAAGGCGGAACGAAGCGCCGCGCGGAGAGCGGACCCAGGCGGTGTGGTTCGGGGTGTGCGGGAGGGGCATGGCGGGAGGCGGAGTGGAAGCGGAAAGGTCGCTACTGGCGGAGGGGTGGTTGTGCGGGGCGGGAGTGTTCGATCCAGCGGGTGACTCGTTCTTCGAGGACGGGGAGGGGGAGGGAGCCGGCGCCGAGGATGGTGTCGTGGAAGGCGCGGAGGTCGAAGGCGTCGCCGAGGGCGGTCTCGGCTTTGTGGCGGAGTTCGCGGATCTTGAGTTCGCCGAGTTTGTAGCCGCAGGCCTGGCCGGGCCAGGCGATGTAGCGGTCGATCTCCCGCTCGATGTTGAGTTCGCTGAGGGCGGTGTTGGCCTTCATGAAGTCGATGGCCTGCTGGCGCGACCAGCCGAGAGCGTGCATGCCGGGGTCGACGACGAGCCGGCAGGCGCGCCACATCTCGTAGGTGAGGCGGCCGAAGTCGTCGTAAGGGTCGGCGTAGAGGCCGCGGGCGGGGGACGCGGGAGGGGAATCGGGATCGGACATCTCGAGGCCGAGGCGCTCGGCGTAGAGGGCCCAGCCTTCGAGGAAGGCGTTGTAGGCGAGGAGGCGGCGGAAGGGGTGGGCGGAGTCAAGTTCCTGGGCGAGGGCGATCTGGAGGTGGTGGCCGGGGACGGCCTCGTGCATGGTGAGGGAGATCATCTCGTACTTCGGGCGCTGGTCGAGCTGGTAGGTGTTGGCAACGAAATAGCCGGGGACGCCGCCGGCGATGGAGCCGGGGAAGTAGTACGCGGTGGGGCCCATCTTGGCGGAGATGAGGGGCATCTCGCGGACGCCGTAGGGGTTGCGGGGGAGCGTGCGGAAGAGGCGGGGGAGCTGGGCGTCGATGCGCTTGGCGATGTCGCGGTAGCCGCGGAGGAGGTCGTCGGGGGTGGTGAAGTAGAAGCGGGGGTTGGAGCGGAGGTCGGCGACGAAGGCGTGGAAGAGCTCGTCGCCGACGAGGGAGTCCTTGCGGGGGAAGTCGGTGCGGGCGATGGCGTCCATCATCTCGGAGCGGATGCGGTCGACCTCGCGGAGGCCGATGGCGTGGATCTCCTCGGGCTTGAGGGTGGTGGTGGTCTGGAGGAGGAGTTCGTGCTGGTAGAGGTCGGGGCCGTCGATGGAGTCGGAGGCGGCGATGGCGTCGCGGCAGGCGGGGAGGTACTCGTCCTTGAGGAAGGCGGCGAGGCGCTGGTAGGCGGGGATGATGCCGGTGGTGACGGTGTGGCGGGCGCGGAGGGCGATCGGGGAGTCGGCGGGGAGTTTGAGGAAGGGCTTGAAGAAGGGGTTGGGGTCGGCGGTCGGCGCGGCATTGGGGCCGGGGGCGGCGCCCGCCGCGGCGGCGGCGCACTGCTCGATGCAGCCGAGCATGACGACCCTGGGCTGGACGCGGCCGGAGGCGATGCCGGCGCGCATCTGGGCGATGGTCTGGTCGACGAGGGTGGGGACGGATTCGAGGCGGGTGGCGAAGTGGTCGTAGTCGGATTCGGAGGCGAAGGGGAGGGAGTCGGCCATCTGCGGGGTGTCGATCTGGACGCCGCGCTTGTTGTCCATGGAGCGCTGCTCGGGGAGGAAGCGGTCGCCGGCGATGGATGTTTCGAGCTCGAAGCGGAGGAGGCCGGCGTCGAGGAGGTCCTCTTCGCCCCAGCGGGCGCCGCCTTCTTCGTGGGAGAGGAGGGTGTTGAGCCGTTCGAGGCGGGCGCGGGTCTCGGCGCGGCGGCGGGCGTAGGCCTCGGGGGACTCGTCGCGGAGGAGGGTGCTGTACTTGGCGTGGCCGAGGGTGGTGGCGCGGACGGGATCGGAGCGGAGGAGGAATTCGTAGTGCTCGTCGAGGAGGGCCTTGAGTTCGTGGGATCGCGGCGGGGATGGCCGGGACGGGGGGGCGGCGCGGGGTGGGGATGCCTGGGGCGGGGAGGCCTGGGGCGGGGAGGCCTGGGGAGCGGGCTGGAGGGCGAGAGCGGTCGCGGCGCACGCGGCGAGGAGCAGATCGATCATGATGGAAGGCTACCAAGGCGGGG comes from Phycisphaeraceae bacterium and encodes:
- a CDS encoding response regulator codes for the protein MKLKTKLILACAAATLLLIPAVYVAVSRVYMVGFLRADDREAGESMGRVESALKRTLTTLNSKAADWAQWDDSYEYMGEPTQRFIDSNVHDMALANLGLSAIVFLRPDGSVQHALGRDLEAGARAPIPAGLDRYFTPGSPLLAPPGSADGRAGLVMLESGPLMVSSRPILDNTATKPARGTLLFCRFLDRSEIERIGHQSTVQLTALPINDRNLPTDMRAAMLRLNYGATRVESPLDSERIGSYAAAADFFGKPALLLRAVQPRSVYAEGVRSSWYLIYTIAAVCVVFGVLCVVLVHRAVVARLERLTRAVANANSPDDLIAPIAVRGSDEIAALAGAINGFLDRIRTSQGELAAKSRELEAASRAAGAASIAKSQFLANMSHEIRTPMTALLGYADLLCDPASTQAERREYAGAMKRGGDHLMAIINDILDLSKVEAGAMSIERIDCSVADVAGDVAAMVRDAAADKGLALELAFETPVPAMVRTDPTRLRQILLNLVGNAIKFTSRGGVRLGVRYEAESARGPRVRFTVSDTGIGMREDQVEKLFRPFAQADTSTTRRYGGTGLGLAISQRLAWALDGDIEVASEPGKGSEFTLTVGTGGVADGPMVTAPGARSDAAGKPGAVRVEASVLLADDGADNRRLISHVLKRAGARVTVVEDGRQAVEAALAGAFDVVLLDMQMPVLDGYHAARELRAAGYTRPVVAITAHVLADERDRCLGAGCDDYLTKPIDRRRLLETCRRWAARGEAGESGPLRAAA
- a CDS encoding STAS domain-containing protein, whose translation is MFRQILKRLGPLGDATPSTAGAQANLPLAERQATGVGGPARASGGKLFTFDLLGPTAVVTIMERHLTAPAVAELLHDLRDLLAHHPGVHNLVLDLQNVDYLDSACLNMLITLLQAVKAAGGRIAIASAQRSIEVLFKLTRLDKVFPIQRDVLHAIHLVEQAA
- a CDS encoding DUF885 domain-containing protein; this translates as MIDLLLAACAATALALQPAPQASPPQASPPQASPPRAAPPSRPSPPRSHELKALLDEHYEFLLRSDPVRATTLGHAKYSTLLRDESPEAYARRRAETRARLERLNTLLSHEEGGARWGEEDLLDAGLLRFELETSIAGDRFLPEQRSMDNKRGVQIDTPQMADSLPFASESDYDHFATRLESVPTLVDQTIAQMRAGIASGRVQPRVVMLGCIEQCAAAAAGAAPGPNAAPTADPNPFFKPFLKLPADSPIALRARHTVTTGIIPAYQRLAAFLKDEYLPACRDAIAASDSIDGPDLYQHELLLQTTTTLKPEEIHAIGLREVDRIRSEMMDAIARTDFPRKDSLVGDELFHAFVADLRSNPRFYFTTPDDLLRGYRDIAKRIDAQLPRLFRTLPRNPYGVREMPLISAKMGPTAYYFPGSIAGGVPGYFVANTYQLDQRPKYEMISLTMHEAVPGHHLQIALAQELDSAHPFRRLLAYNAFLEGWALYAERLGLEMSDPDSPPASPARGLYADPYDDFGRLTYEMWRACRLVVDPGMHALGWSRQQAIDFMKANTALSELNIEREIDRYIAWPGQACGYKLGELKIRELRHKAETALGDAFDLRAFHDTILGAGSLPLPVLEERVTRWIEHSRPAQPPLRQ